A single window of Pseudomonas benzenivorans DNA harbors:
- a CDS encoding TolC family protein — protein sequence MKQHPLLLLFLLGLAPWGAASAEGQAGLGAALNATLANHPALSGKQAEVQAKAYIGDSVRAQRYPTLSTELAASEDDQPSTLRLRQPLWAFGRIDSNIAFADADVQAEQADLVRLRRQLLDQTAVAYARVLGSQARLRIAEDNVAALDRLYQQVLRREQGQLASTADVRLALARLAPARAQQERYQGELAVALTELRTLTQVPVGADRPVPEALTLLPDAAALEDLALAESAEVLLKNKQVERARAEVKREGAAPRPTVYLQADRYFNHPAFGSDNQVGVVFEASLDGLGFAAAGRSNAADARLQAGMDELSNTRNEISRSVSSLYTNRRAQQSLIEAYGQSVTELSEILASYQRQYEAGQKAWLDVLNIQRELTEQRLQQLQAENDWLIYSLKLAALTGGLDGLAGGQRKDMP from the coding sequence ATGAAGCAACACCCCCTCTTGCTGCTGTTCCTGCTCGGCCTGGCGCCCTGGGGCGCGGCCTCCGCCGAGGGCCAGGCCGGCCTCGGCGCGGCATTGAACGCCACCCTCGCGAACCATCCGGCGCTCAGCGGCAAACAGGCCGAGGTGCAGGCCAAGGCCTATATCGGCGACAGCGTGCGCGCCCAGCGCTACCCGACGCTGAGTACTGAACTGGCGGCCAGCGAGGACGATCAGCCCTCGACCCTGCGCCTGCGCCAGCCGCTGTGGGCCTTTGGCCGCATCGACAGCAACATCGCCTTCGCCGATGCCGATGTGCAGGCCGAGCAGGCCGACCTGGTGCGCCTGCGCCGGCAATTGCTGGATCAGACCGCCGTGGCCTACGCCCGGGTGCTGGGCAGCCAGGCGCGCCTGCGCATCGCCGAGGACAACGTCGCGGCGCTGGACCGCCTCTACCAGCAGGTCCTTCGTCGCGAACAGGGCCAGCTGGCCTCGACCGCCGACGTGCGTCTGGCCCTGGCGCGCCTGGCCCCGGCCCGCGCCCAGCAAGAGCGTTACCAGGGTGAGCTGGCGGTGGCCCTGACCGAGCTGCGTACCCTGACCCAGGTGCCGGTGGGCGCCGATCGCCCGGTGCCCGAGGCCCTGACCTTGCTGCCGGATGCTGCCGCGCTGGAGGATCTGGCGTTGGCCGAAAGCGCCGAGGTGCTGCTGAAGAATAAGCAGGTCGAGCGGGCGCGGGCCGAGGTCAAGCGTGAGGGCGCCGCGCCCAGGCCGACTGTCTACCTGCAGGCCGACCGCTATTTCAATCATCCGGCCTTCGGCAGCGACAACCAGGTGGGCGTGGTCTTCGAAGCCAGCCTGGATGGCTTGGGCTTTGCCGCGGCCGGGCGCAGTAATGCGGCCGATGCCCGCCTGCAGGCCGGCATGGATGAGCTGAGCAACACCCGCAACGAGATCAGCCGCAGCGTCAGCAGCCTGTACACCAACCGGCGGGCGCAGCAGAGCCTGATCGAGGCCTATGGCCAGTCGGTGACGGAGCTGAGCGAGATACTCGCCTCCTACCAGCGTCAGTACGAGGCCGGGCAGAAGGCGTGGCTGGATGTGCTGAATATTCAGCGTGAACTGACCGAGCAACGCCTGCAGCAGCTTCAGGCAGAGAACGACTGGCTGATCTACTCGCTGAAACTGGCGGCACTGACCGGCGGCCTCGATGGCCTGGCCGGCGGACAACGCAAGGACATGCCATGA
- a CDS encoding peptidase domain-containing ABC transporter: MSLHETPNADGAAPGAAVEGKAPPAALLHQLLAQLNVSADLQALHGACAKAEQSLPAVQPAERVRFILTQVQLKGVQPIQLAWRRFDLRRLPALVLHEDVWYRAERHDGDNIALTDAAGARQTVAESELQSALVLWLRPPAQRSKSTTPSLKGNLAARLVWRELFREPAWVAKVLTATVIVNLLAISTSLFAMQVYDRVVPTLAYSTLTTLVAGMGLIILLDWGLKILRARIVDSVSVAVDKRVSQQVFDHLLHLRLDIQPKSLGTLAAQVGGLDSVRQFFSAGVIFGLIDLPFALMFIAFIALIGGQVGWVYALLLPVALLLGLTTQVRLRDLLRRQLQRHNERQGVLVDTIRGAESIRANNATWRFSEEWQAITASIDGYSIQQKAINSFSSVTTGSLSTLAYVAAVVVGVWQIEVGLLTMGGLIACSILGGRVIAPIAQGVQYLTQWQNVSQSLQMVNQVLSLDLERRADQHLLLPESPPQTLELEKVRFAYPESPVQQVNVANLSLRAGERVLLVGPVGCGKSTLLKVLAGLYRPHEGRVRLGDADLWEIDPQVVAGHLGYLPQSVHLFKGTLRSNLALSGTVGDSRLLKVTRDLGVDAIAASSPLGMDHSISEGGEGLSGGQRQLVALARVVIAQPRIWLLDEPTASLDAESEAKVWQVLEENLRPEDILIVSTHRPMLAMKLATRVILMQQGEVVKDGKPESVMPQLLARAAINRPADALPARKYMGGAPDVV, encoded by the coding sequence ATGAGCCTTCATGAAACCCCGAACGCCGATGGCGCCGCGCCCGGTGCGGCTGTCGAGGGCAAGGCGCCGCCTGCGGCGCTGCTGCACCAGCTGCTTGCGCAGCTCAACGTCAGCGCCGACTTGCAGGCGCTGCACGGCGCCTGTGCCAAGGCCGAGCAGAGCCTGCCGGCGGTGCAGCCGGCCGAGCGGGTGCGCTTTATCCTCACCCAGGTCCAGCTCAAGGGCGTGCAGCCCATCCAGCTGGCCTGGCGCCGCTTCGACCTGCGCCGTCTGCCGGCGTTGGTGCTGCACGAGGACGTCTGGTATCGAGCCGAACGCCACGACGGCGACAACATCGCCCTGACCGACGCCGCGGGCGCGCGCCAGACGGTGGCCGAGAGCGAATTGCAGAGCGCCCTGGTGCTCTGGCTGCGGCCGCCGGCACAACGCTCCAAGTCGACCACGCCGTCGCTCAAGGGCAACCTCGCCGCGCGCCTGGTCTGGCGCGAGCTGTTCCGCGAGCCGGCCTGGGTCGCGAAGGTGCTGACCGCCACCGTGATCGTCAACCTGCTGGCCATCTCCACCTCGCTGTTCGCCATGCAGGTCTACGACCGGGTGGTGCCGACGCTGGCCTACAGCACCCTGACCACCCTGGTGGCCGGCATGGGGCTGATCATCCTGCTCGACTGGGGGCTGAAGATCCTCCGCGCGCGCATCGTCGACAGCGTCTCGGTGGCGGTCGACAAGCGGGTATCGCAGCAGGTCTTCGACCATTTGCTGCACCTGCGCCTGGATATCCAGCCCAAGAGCCTGGGCACCCTGGCAGCCCAGGTGGGCGGCCTGGATTCGGTGCGGCAGTTCTTCAGCGCGGGGGTGATCTTCGGCCTGATCGATCTGCCCTTTGCCCTGATGTTCATCGCCTTTATCGCCCTCATCGGCGGCCAGGTGGGCTGGGTGTATGCCCTGCTGCTGCCGGTGGCGTTGCTGCTGGGCCTGACCACCCAGGTGCGCCTGCGCGACCTGCTGCGCCGGCAACTGCAGCGGCACAACGAGCGTCAGGGGGTGCTGGTGGACACCATCCGCGGCGCCGAATCGATCCGGGCGAACAACGCCACCTGGCGCTTTTCCGAGGAGTGGCAGGCGATCACCGCGTCTATCGACGGCTACAGCATCCAGCAGAAGGCGATCAACAGCTTCTCCAGCGTGACCACCGGCAGCCTGTCCACCCTGGCCTACGTCGCCGCGGTGGTGGTGGGGGTCTGGCAGATCGAGGTCGGCCTACTGACCATGGGCGGGCTGATCGCCTGCAGCATCCTCGGCGGGCGGGTGATCGCGCCCATCGCCCAGGGCGTGCAGTACCTGACCCAGTGGCAGAACGTTTCGCAGTCCCTGCAGATGGTCAACCAGGTGCTGAGCCTGGACCTGGAGCGGCGCGCCGACCAGCACCTGCTGTTGCCGGAGAGTCCGCCGCAGACGCTGGAGCTGGAAAAGGTGCGCTTCGCCTATCCGGAGTCGCCGGTGCAACAGGTCAATGTCGCCAACCTGTCGCTGCGCGCGGGCGAACGGGTGCTGCTGGTCGGGCCGGTCGGTTGCGGCAAGTCGACCCTGCTCAAGGTGCTGGCCGGGCTCTATCGCCCCCACGAGGGTCGGGTGCGCCTCGGCGATGCCGATCTGTGGGAGATCGACCCGCAGGTGGTCGCCGGCCACCTGGGTTACCTGCCGCAGAGCGTGCACCTGTTCAAGGGCACCCTGCGCAGCAACCTGGCGCTGTCGGGCACGGTCGGTGATTCGCGTCTGCTCAAGGTGACGCGCGATCTCGGCGTGGATGCCATCGCCGCCAGCAGTCCGCTGGGCATGGACCATTCGATCAGCGAGGGCGGCGAAGGCCTGTCCGGTGGCCAGCGTCAGCTGGTGGCGCTGGCGCGGGTGGTGATCGCGCAGCCGCGTATCTGGCTGCTCGACGAGCCTACCGCCTCGCTCGACGCGGAAAGCGAGGCGAAGGTCTGGCAGGTGCTCGAGGAGAACCTGAGGCCGGAAGACATCCTCATCGTGTCGACCCACAGGCCCATGCTGGCGATGAAGCTGGCGACCCGGGTCATCCTCATGCAGCAGGGCGAAGTGGTGAAGGACGGCAAGCCGGAGAGCGTGATGCCGCAGTTGCTGGCGCGCGCGGCAATCAACCGGCCGGCCGATGCGCTGCCGGCACGCAAGTACATGGGAGGTGCGCCCGATGTGGTTTAA
- a CDS encoding HlyD family efflux transporter periplasmic adaptor subunit — protein MWFNRYDGDEDAANQARIERLESYHRGRHGLLLGVLSLAVVAFIAWAMVFRIDEVARATGEVIASSRVQIIQSVDGGVLSQLRVREGDRVEPGQILARLDQTRIGATVGEVEARLFALKAKAVRLRAEVSGAGQLVFPKDVNPLFQEQINVERALFRQRGIGLQEELRTLRVAVDLARKQLRLVEQLLESGDVSGSELLRAQRDANEAEARLVNRKNKFLEDARIELTKAEDEIAQAEQMLTRRQQERQDSVFTAQVKGIVKNIRVTTVGGVLRAGEEIMQIVPVDDELIIEAKVRPADIAQIQPGLQSNIRFDPFDYTIFGSVPGKVIYVSADTLKEDTQRGEEIYYRVHVSPTTHPATSTTGKTLDILPGMTAQVDIRTGDRTLMDYLLKPLKKTVSEAFGER, from the coding sequence ATGTGGTTTAACCGATACGACGGCGATGAGGATGCGGCCAACCAGGCCCGTATCGAACGCCTGGAAAGCTATCACCGCGGCCGGCATGGCCTGCTTCTGGGGGTGTTGTCGCTGGCGGTCGTGGCGTTCATCGCCTGGGCCATGGTGTTTCGCATCGACGAGGTGGCCCGCGCCACGGGCGAGGTGATCGCCAGCAGCCGGGTGCAGATCATTCAGTCGGTGGATGGCGGGGTGCTCTCGCAATTGCGGGTCAGGGAAGGCGACCGGGTCGAGCCCGGGCAGATTCTGGCGCGCCTGGACCAGACGCGTATCGGCGCCACGGTCGGTGAGGTGGAGGCACGGCTGTTCGCCCTTAAGGCCAAGGCCGTTCGCCTGCGCGCCGAGGTGAGCGGGGCCGGCCAGTTGGTCTTCCCCAAGGACGTCAACCCGCTGTTCCAGGAGCAGATCAATGTCGAGCGCGCCTTGTTCAGGCAGAGGGGCATCGGCCTGCAGGAAGAACTCAGAACCCTGCGGGTGGCGGTCGATCTGGCGCGCAAGCAGCTCAGGCTGGTCGAACAGTTGCTCGAGTCCGGCGATGTCAGCGGCTCGGAGCTGCTGCGCGCCCAGCGCGACGCCAACGAGGCCGAGGCGCGTCTGGTCAACCGCAAGAACAAGTTCCTGGAAGATGCGCGCATCGAGCTGACCAAGGCCGAAGACGAGATCGCGCAGGCGGAGCAGATGCTCACGCGGCGGCAGCAGGAGCGCCAGGACAGCGTGTTCACCGCGCAGGTCAAGGGCATCGTCAAGAACATCAGGGTGACCACGGTGGGCGGGGTGCTGCGCGCCGGCGAGGAGATCATGCAGATCGTGCCGGTGGACGATGAGCTGATCATCGAGGCCAAGGTCCGTCCGGCGGACATTGCCCAGATACAGCCGGGGCTGCAGAGCAATATCCGCTTCGATCCGTTCGACTACACCATCTTCGGCAGCGTGCCGGGCAAGGTGATCTACGTCAGCGCCGATACCCTGAAGGAGGACACCCAGCGGGGCGAGGAGATCTACTACCGTGTGCATGTCTCGCCGACGACCCATCCGGCGACCAGCACCACCGGCAAGACGCTCGACATCCTGCCCGGCATGACGGCGCAGGTGGATATTCGCACCGGTGACCGAACCCTGATGGATTACCTGCTCAAGCCCCTGAAGAAGACGGTGTCCGAGGCGTTCGGCGAGCGCTAG
- the cysC gene encoding adenylyl-sulfate kinase encodes MPTDNIHWHPVSVSREDREAGNRHKSALVWFTGLSGAGKSTVAHEVERRLHQRGCSTYVLDGDNVRHGLCVDLGFSALDRVENIRRVGEVGKLFVDAGLLVLTAFISPYREDRARVRTLFEPGRFIEVYCECPIAICEQRDVKGLYRKAREGLMQEFTGISAPYEIPQAPELVLNTGKQSIEECVSRVMRLLEERSILTADSAGPGSGPDVQ; translated from the coding sequence GTGCCGACAGACAATATCCATTGGCACCCGGTCAGTGTCAGTCGCGAGGACCGCGAGGCCGGAAACCGCCACAAGAGCGCGCTGGTGTGGTTTACCGGCCTTTCCGGGGCCGGCAAGTCGACGGTGGCCCATGAGGTCGAGCGTCGCCTGCACCAGCGTGGCTGCAGCACCTATGTGCTGGATGGCGACAATGTCCGCCATGGCCTGTGCGTCGATCTCGGGTTTTCGGCGCTCGATCGCGTGGAAAACATCCGCCGAGTGGGGGAGGTCGGCAAGCTGTTCGTCGACGCCGGGCTGTTGGTCCTGACCGCCTTCATTTCGCCGTATAGGGAAGACCGGGCGCGAGTCAGAACGCTGTTCGAGCCCGGTCGATTCATCGAGGTCTATTGCGAGTGTCCGATTGCGATATGCGAGCAGCGCGATGTGAAGGGTCTGTATCGCAAGGCACGGGAAGGCCTGATGCAGGAGTTCACCGGCATATCGGCGCCCTATGAAATCCCGCAAGCGCCTGAGCTGGTGCTCAATACGGGCAAGCAGTCCATCGAGGAGTGCGTGTCGAGGGTCATGAGGCTTCTGGAGGAGCGGTCGATATTGACTGCCGACAGCGCCGGGCCTGGCTCTGGACCTGATGTACAGTGA
- a CDS encoding carboxymuconolactone decarboxylase family protein — MEKHKKLDTYGRFKKQHPDYFAAVEALGAAVRDVGPLDERQVQLVQLGAAAAIRSEGAVHSHARRALEAGASPEQVRHALLSITSTIGFPTVIAALSWAEEVIADAAQP, encoded by the coding sequence ATGGAAAAGCACAAGAAACTCGACACCTACGGTCGGTTCAAGAAGCAGCATCCGGACTATTTCGCGGCGGTGGAGGCGTTGGGTGCGGCGGTGCGCGATGTCGGGCCGCTGGACGAGCGCCAGGTGCAGTTGGTGCAGCTCGGCGCGGCCGCGGCGATTCGTTCGGAGGGGGCGGTGCACAGCCATGCCCGGCGCGCGCTGGAGGCGGGGGCCAGCCCCGAGCAGGTTCGGCATGCGCTGCTGTCGATCACCAGCACCATCGGCTTTCCGACTGTGATCGCGGCCCTGAGCTGGGCCGAGGAAGTCATCGCCGACGCCGCGCAGCCCTAG
- a CDS encoding YebC/PmpR family DNA-binding transcriptional regulator has protein sequence MGAQWKAKPKEAAANARGKIFGRLVKEIMIAARNGADPDMNPKLRLAVHQAKKASMPKDTLERAIKKGAGLTGETVNFERTTYEGFAPHQVPVIVECLTDNVNRTVAEIRVLFRKGQLGASGSVTWDFDHVGLIEASSDSGADPELAAIEAGAQDFDVADDDNSLFITEPTDLDAVSRALPEQGFTVNSAKLGYRPKNPVTSLTPEQLEEVEAFLEAIDGHDDVQNVYVGLSG, from the coding sequence ATGGGCGCTCAGTGGAAAGCCAAACCTAAAGAAGCCGCCGCCAACGCCAGAGGCAAGATCTTCGGCCGTCTGGTGAAGGAAATCATGATCGCCGCACGCAACGGCGCCGACCCGGACATGAACCCCAAGCTGCGTCTGGCCGTGCATCAGGCGAAGAAAGCCTCGATGCCCAAGGACACCCTGGAGCGGGCGATCAAGAAGGGCGCAGGCCTGACCGGCGAGACCGTCAACTTCGAACGCACCACCTACGAAGGCTTCGCCCCGCACCAGGTGCCGGTGATCGTCGAGTGCCTGACCGACAACGTCAACCGCACCGTCGCCGAGATTCGCGTGCTGTTCCGCAAGGGCCAGCTCGGCGCCTCGGGCTCGGTGACCTGGGACTTCGACCACGTCGGCCTGATCGAGGCCTCCAGCGACAGCGGCGCCGACCCCGAGCTGGCGGCGATCGAAGCCGGCGCCCAGGATTTCGATGTCGCCGATGACGACAACAGCCTGTTCATCACCGAACCGACCGACCTCGACGCCGTCAGCCGCGCGCTGCCGGAGCAGGGCTTCACCGTCAACTCGGCCAAGCTGGGCTACCGGCCGAAGAACCCGGTCACCAGCCTGACGCCCGAGCAGCTCGAAGAAGTCGAAGCCTTCCTCGAGGCCATCGACGGCCACGACGACGTACAGAACGTCTACGTCGGCCTCTCCGGCTGA
- a CDS encoding Glu/Leu/Phe/Val family dehydrogenase, with amino-acid sequence MSKQSENGTPAFLERIFDRLQVADDVRQRLASAKLTAQVSIPVRMDDGALKVFQGWRVQYDDTRGPTKGGVRFHPQVSREEVTHLSFWMTIKCAVVDLPFGGAKGGVCVDPKGLSRLELERLSRGYIRAIHDLIGPDRDIPAPDVNTNATVMGWMSDEYAQIERRQVPAVITGKPLGLGGSAGRVAATGRGALQVLQLWTQRQDKSPEQLRVAVQGFGNAGYHFARLAHEAGYRIVALSDSKGAIHDEDGLNPEPIWKHKHATRELKGMVYCDESVCEERDAERIEQQALLELDVDVLVLAALEDAIDEDNAGRIKAPLILEIANGPVTAEADQLLEDAGVVVLPDVLVNAGGVIASHLEWVQNRIGDYWPQETVEQRLDDRIGKAAEACFERAEQEQVSLRTAAYLQGVGRIAAAMSQQGTRTYFNERAERRCGGGASGRQSD; translated from the coding sequence ATGAGCAAGCAATCCGAAAACGGTACCCCGGCGTTTCTCGAGCGCATCTTCGACCGCCTGCAAGTCGCCGACGATGTGCGCCAGCGCCTGGCCAGCGCCAAGCTCACCGCCCAGGTCAGCATCCCGGTGCGCATGGATGACGGCGCCCTGAAGGTGTTCCAGGGCTGGCGCGTGCAGTACGACGACACCCGCGGACCAACCAAGGGTGGCGTGCGCTTCCACCCGCAGGTCTCGCGCGAGGAGGTCACCCATCTGAGTTTCTGGATGACCATCAAGTGCGCGGTGGTGGACCTGCCGTTCGGCGGCGCCAAGGGCGGCGTCTGCGTGGACCCCAAGGGGCTGTCCAGGTTGGAGCTGGAACGCCTGTCGCGCGGCTACATACGCGCCATTCATGACCTGATCGGTCCGGACCGCGACATCCCGGCCCCCGACGTCAACACCAATGCCACGGTGATGGGCTGGATGAGCGACGAATACGCGCAGATCGAGCGGCGCCAGGTGCCGGCGGTGATCACCGGCAAGCCGCTGGGCCTCGGCGGCTCGGCCGGCCGCGTGGCCGCCACCGGACGCGGCGCCCTGCAGGTGCTGCAGTTGTGGACCCAGCGCCAGGACAAGTCGCCGGAGCAACTGCGCGTCGCGGTGCAGGGCTTCGGCAATGCCGGCTATCACTTCGCCCGGCTGGCCCATGAGGCGGGCTATCGCATCGTCGCCCTCTCCGACTCCAAGGGCGCGATCCATGACGAGGACGGCCTGAACCCCGAGCCGATCTGGAAGCACAAGCACGCAACCCGCGAGCTCAAGGGCATGGTCTACTGCGACGAGTCGGTGTGCGAGGAGCGCGACGCCGAGCGCATCGAGCAGCAGGCGCTGCTGGAGCTGGACGTCGACGTGCTGGTGCTGGCGGCCTTGGAGGACGCCATCGACGAGGACAACGCCGGACGGATCAAGGCGCCGCTGATTCTCGAAATCGCCAACGGCCCGGTGACCGCCGAGGCCGATCAGCTGCTGGAAGACGCCGGTGTCGTGGTGCTGCCCGATGTGCTGGTCAATGCCGGCGGGGTGATCGCCAGCCACCTGGAGTGGGTGCAGAACCGCATCGGCGACTACTGGCCCCAGGAGACCGTCGAGCAGCGCCTGGACGACCGCATCGGCAAGGCCGCCGAGGCCTGTTTCGAGCGCGCCGAGCAGGAGCAGGTGAGCCTGCGCACCGCCGCCTATCTGCAGGGCGTCGGCCGTATCGCCGCAGCCATGAGCCAGCAAGGCACCCGCACCTACTTCAACGAACGCGCCGAGCGGCGCTGCGGAGGGGGTGCCAGCGGCCGGCAGAGCGACTAG
- a CDS encoding MFS transporter, which produces MNKQSLSENLYAKLVNEEDARVCTDIGDQACRDVPGNFLLMILTHFFSKLGDALANPKVVLPWVMETLQAPLYLIGFLVPIRESGSLIPQLFIASYIRAVPVRKWVWVIGSLVQALAIGGIGLVAWFLNGATAGWAIIGLLVLFSLARGLSSVASKDVLGKTIPKTRRGQVNGWSASAAGLVTVGLALLLLISSADQLPPQAYGLLLAGAGLLWLVAAAIYARINELPGETAGGGNAVVEAFKRLAILRTDAPFRRFVITRALLLCSALTAPYYVVLAQQKLGSAASLLGLFLLASGAASLLSAPLWGRFADLSSRRVMMLAAVLTAALGLLVYLLDSLQPAWLTIGWALPALYFCLSIAHQGVRIGRKTYVVDLAKGNRRTDYVAVSNSLIGLILLLLGFAGALGSVLAVSEIILLLSLLGALGAAMASALPEAK; this is translated from the coding sequence GTGAACAAGCAAAGCCTCAGCGAGAACCTCTACGCCAAGCTGGTCAACGAGGAGGACGCGCGGGTCTGTACCGACATCGGCGATCAGGCCTGCCGCGATGTGCCGGGCAACTTCCTGCTGATGATCCTCACCCATTTCTTCAGCAAACTGGGCGACGCCCTGGCCAATCCCAAGGTGGTCCTGCCCTGGGTGATGGAAACCCTGCAGGCGCCGCTGTACCTGATCGGTTTTCTGGTGCCGATCCGCGAGTCCGGCTCGCTGATCCCCCAGCTGTTCATCGCCAGCTATATCCGCGCGGTGCCGGTGCGCAAATGGGTCTGGGTCATCGGCAGCCTGGTCCAGGCCCTGGCCATCGGCGGCATCGGCCTGGTGGCCTGGTTCCTCAACGGCGCAACCGCCGGCTGGGCGATCATCGGCCTGCTGGTGCTGTTCAGCCTGGCCCGCGGCCTGAGCTCGGTGGCCTCGAAGGACGTGCTCGGCAAGACCATTCCCAAGACCCGACGCGGCCAGGTCAACGGCTGGTCGGCCAGCGCCGCGGGCCTGGTCACCGTCGGCCTGGCCCTGCTGTTGCTGATCAGCAGCGCCGATCAGCTGCCGCCCCAGGCCTATGGCCTGCTGCTGGCCGGCGCCGGTCTGTTGTGGCTGGTCGCCGCGGCCATCTACGCCCGCATCAATGAATTGCCCGGAGAAACCGCCGGCGGCGGCAATGCCGTGGTCGAGGCGTTCAAACGCCTGGCCATTCTGCGCACCGACGCACCGTTTCGCCGTTTCGTCATCACCCGGGCGCTGCTGCTGTGCTCCGCCCTGACCGCCCCCTACTACGTGGTGCTGGCCCAGCAGAAGCTCGGCTCGGCCGCCTCGCTGCTGGGCCTGTTCCTGCTCGCCAGCGGCGCCGCAAGCCTGCTCTCGGCGCCGCTGTGGGGTCGCTTCGCCGACCTCTCCAGCCGCCGGGTGATGATGCTGGCCGCCGTGCTGACCGCTGCCCTGGGGCTGCTCGTCTACCTGCTCGACAGCCTGCAACCGGCCTGGCTGACCATCGGCTGGGCGCTGCCCGCGCTGTACTTCTGCCTGAGCATCGCCCACCAGGGCGTGCGCATCGGCCGCAAGACCTACGTGGTCGACCTGGCCAAGGGCAACCGGCGTACCGACTATGTTGCCGTCAGCAACAGCCTGATCGGCCTGATCCTGCTGCTGCTGGGCTTCGCCGGCGCCCTCGGCTCGGTGCTGGCGGTCAGCGAGATCATCCTGCTGCTGTCATTGCTCGGCGCACTGGGCGCGGCCATGGCCAGCGCCCTGCCGGAGGCCAAATGA
- a CDS encoding universal stress protein yields the protein MRTILLAFDGSDSARRAVQYVIDFVRFHQAKLQVHLINVQHEPLLYGEYVTSEFVEQLQQSLLAAAAQTLEWPADQLEEAGIAHKSHTALGNVAEQVADAVKQLQCDTVVMGTRGLGTVTGMLLGSVATRVIHEVEVPVVLVK from the coding sequence ATGCGCACTATATTGCTGGCATTCGACGGGTCGGACAGCGCCAGGCGCGCGGTGCAGTACGTCATCGACTTCGTCCGCTTCCACCAGGCCAAGCTGCAGGTGCACCTGATCAATGTGCAGCACGAACCCCTGCTCTACGGCGAGTACGTGACCAGCGAGTTCGTCGAGCAGTTGCAGCAGTCGCTGCTGGCGGCGGCGGCGCAGACGCTGGAGTGGCCGGCCGATCAGCTCGAGGAAGCGGGCATCGCCCACAAGTCGCACACGGCCCTGGGCAATGTGGCCGAGCAGGTGGCCGACGCGGTCAAGCAGCTGCAGTGTGACACCGTGGTCATGGGCACCCGGGGTTTGGGCACCGTCACCGGTATGCTGCTGGGCTCGGTGGCCACCCGGGTCATTCATGAGGTGGAAGTGCCGGTGGTACTGGTCAAGTAA
- a CDS encoding carboxymuconolactone decarboxylase family protein: MSDFTLHDQASAPEKSKPLLEKSVKAFGMIPNLHAVMAEAPGTLEAYQQLHELFVQSSFDADEKTVVWQTISVEHGCHYCVPAHTAIAKSMKVSDDISNALRDESALPSDKLEALRTFTLAMLRQRGAVGKAELQAFYDAGYSQRHVLEVVLGLSQKVMSNYINHLAETPVDEPFQSFAWTKAK; this comes from the coding sequence ATGAGCGACTTCACCCTGCACGACCAAGCTTCCGCCCCCGAGAAGTCCAAGCCCCTGCTGGAGAAATCCGTGAAGGCCTTCGGCATGATCCCCAACCTGCATGCCGTGATGGCCGAGGCGCCGGGCACGCTGGAGGCCTACCAGCAGCTGCACGAGCTGTTCGTGCAGAGCAGCTTCGATGCCGACGAGAAGACCGTGGTGTGGCAGACCATCAGCGTCGAGCACGGCTGCCACTACTGCGTGCCGGCCCACACCGCGATCGCCAAGTCGATGAAGGTGTCGGACGACATCAGCAACGCCCTGCGCGATGAAAGCGCCCTGCCCAGCGACAAGCTCGAGGCCCTGCGCACCTTCACCCTGGCCATGCTGCGCCAGCGCGGCGCGGTCGGCAAAGCCGAGCTGCAAGCCTTCTACGATGCCGGTTACAGCCAGCGCCACGTCCTCGAAGTGGTGCTCGGCCTGAGCCAGAAGGTGATGAGCAACTACATCAACCACCTCGCCGAAACACCGGTGGACGAGCCCTTCCAGAGCTTCGCCTGGACCAAGGCCAAGTAG
- a CDS encoding TetR/AcrR family transcriptional regulator, translating to MPRTSRYDRQTALDKAVLLFWERGYFATSMKQIEEALDMRPGSLYATFGSKSGLFGEALDEYSRQMGEELAGHLARQSSRIAGLKSYLRAVTQSCLEPGRVPARACMLVKTLLEVNNQEPALQQQVNLILRDVEAQLAEVVQQAQEAGELRPEVDCQRLARLLQAQLIGLRSFAQRDVPACHLEALTDDMLAMLEPYRALPA from the coding sequence ATGCCGAGAACCTCCCGTTACGACCGGCAGACCGCCCTGGACAAAGCCGTGCTGCTGTTCTGGGAGCGGGGTTACTTCGCCACCTCGATGAAGCAGATCGAAGAGGCGTTGGACATGCGGCCTGGCAGCCTGTACGCCACGTTCGGCAGCAAGAGCGGCCTGTTTGGCGAAGCGCTGGATGAGTATTCGCGGCAGATGGGCGAGGAGCTGGCCGGCCATCTGGCGCGCCAGTCCAGCCGTATCGCCGGCCTGAAGAGCTATCTGCGTGCTGTCACCCAGTCCTGCCTGGAGCCGGGCAGGGTGCCGGCTCGTGCCTGCATGCTGGTCAAGACCCTGCTGGAAGTGAACAACCAGGAGCCGGCATTGCAGCAGCAGGTCAACCTCATCCTGCGGGATGTCGAGGCCCAGTTGGCCGAGGTGGTGCAACAGGCCCAGGAGGCCGGCGAGCTGCGTCCGGAGGTTGACTGCCAGCGCCTGGCCCGGCTGCTGCAGGCACAGCTGATCGGCCTGCGCTCCTTCGCCCAGCGCGACGTGCCCGCCTGCCACCTGGAAGCGCTCACCGATGACATGCTCGCCATGCTGGAGCCCTACCGGGCCTTGCCCGCCTGA